AAGAGAAAAGGGATCGTAAAGATGAGCGAAATCGTGACGATACAACAAGCCGTTATGGCGGAGGATGAGAAGTACGCCTTTCGCGTCCGAGAGTCCATGAGGGAGAAAAAAATCCTGGCGGTCAATATCATCGGTTCCCCAGGCTGCGGTAAAACCACGCTGCTGGAGGCGATGGCTTCCAGAACCGATTTTTCCTTCGCGGTGATTGAAGGAGATCTGGAAACCTCCCGAGACGCGGAACGACTGGCTACCGCCAAGATCAAGGCTCTGCAAATCAACACGAAGGGCCTCTGCCACCTGGAGGCCCACGTGGTCGAAAAAGCCCTTTCCTCCCTGGACATTGATTCCTTGGATGTTCTCTTCATTGAGAACGTAGGAAATTTGGTCTGTCCCGCGGAGTTTGACCTGGGAGAGGACTTCAAGGTGGCCGTCTCTAGCACGCCCGAGGGCGCAGATAAACCCCTCAAGTACCCTATGCTTTTCGCCCAGGCGAAGGCGGTTCTTTTGACAAAGATGGACCTGTTGCCTTACATTAGATTCGACAAAGAAATGTTCCTGCGGGACGTGCGGTCTCTCAACCCCAAAGCTCCCGTCATCGAACTGGACCTACTCTCCGGAACGGGTATAGAGAAATGGGTGTCTTTCCTTTCTGAACGACTTCGGGAGAAACGCGCCCATGCCGTCTGACGCTCTTTCGGGAAACGCCCTCTTCGGATCCTCCACCGGATCCTCCACCGGATCCTCCACTGGAGACGAGATTTTATTGAAGTTGGCTCCACGTCAGAGAGAGGCCGTGACCTATGTGGACGGGCCTCTTTTGGTTTTGGCTGGAGCGGGAAGCGGCAAGACTCGCGTGTTGACCCACAAAGTGGCCTGGCTGATCGCCGAACGCCACGCGGCTCCCTGGCAGATTCTGGCTGTCACCTTCACCAACAAGGCCGCGGGAGAAATGCGAGAGCGGGTCGCGGCCTTGGCCCCCAATGGTGCGGACACGGTGCAAATCAGCACGTTCCATTCCTTCGGTCTGCGCTTTCTCTTCCGCAACAAAGAAGAAGCGGAGAAAATCCGAATCCGGCCGGGGTTCGCCATTTTCGACCGGAGCGATAGCCGAGCATTGGTTAAACAAATTCTCGAAGGCGCCCGTATCAACGCAAAGGACGTGGAGCCAGCTTCCGTGCTGGACGCCATTTCCCGAGAGAAATCGGCCTGGTCGCCTGGGGCACGGAGTTCGACATTGGAGGGGCTTTACCTGGACGTCTATCGCCAGTATCAGGAACAGTTACGGGAGCAGAACGCGGTGGATTTCGACGATCTGATGATCGCCCCGCTTCAAATGCTATCTACGGATTCAGACCTGCGAGCCCGGGAACAGAAGCGAATCAAGTGGCTCTTGGTGGATGAGTACCAAGACGTCAACAAACCCCAGTATCTGTTGTTGCGTTACTTGGTGGGCGACGATTGCCGGATCATGGTGGTGGGCGACCCCGACCAGTCGATCTATGGCTGGCGGGGAGCGGACGTGAGGATGATTCTGAACTTCGAGCGGGATTTTCAAGCTCAAAACGACACGAGCAAAGCCCATGTGGTGGTGCTGGACGAAAACTACCGCTCCAGCGGCAACATTTTGGGAGCGGCTAACTCATTGATCCGTAATAACTCCGCCCGTTGGGAAAAGAACCTGAAAACGGTCCGGGGCGACGGGGAAAAAGTCTACAATTTATTGGCGAACGGTGACTTTCAGGAAGCGGAGTTCATCACAGCGGAAATCGAGCGATTGCGTGTCAACCATGGTTACGCCTACGGAGATATCGCCATTTTGTATCGCCAGAACGCTATGAGCCGCCTTTACGAACAAAAGCTCCTGGAGATGGGGATCCCCTACCGAGTGGTGCGTGGCGTGGCCTTTTACGAACGCAAAGAGGTACGCGACGTTCTGGCCGTTCTGAAACTGGCGATCAATCCAGGAGACCTAAGCGCTCTGGAGCGGAACGCCGGCCTTCTGGTGAAGGGCTTAGGGCCTAAAAAAATGTTGGAGTACGCCACGTGGTTTCGAGAGTCGTGGGGAATTTTGCCAGATGCCACGGCGGTAGACTTCTGGAAAGCCCTGGCGCGGGGATCCTGTCCAATCAAAGGGCAAGTGGGACAGGCGCTGGCGACCTTGGGGGACCGTATGACGAGGCTTCTTTCGGTATCGAGCGACGTGGGCGCGACGATTGATTACATTCTGGTTTCTATGGGCTACGAGGACCTGTTGCGTCAGAAAAACCCCGACGACTGGGAGGACCGGCTCGATAATGTCATGGAACTGCGCTCCATCGTTCCTTCCGGTGGCGATCTGGCCGAGGCGTTGGCCGAGGCCGCCCTCTTCACCGACGCGGATAAAAACGACCCCGACGAACGGCGCGTGGTCAATCTTTTGACACTCCACGCGGCCAAGGGGCTCGAGTTTCCCGTAGTGTTCCTGGTGGGGTTGGAGGAAGACGTGTTTCCCAACTACCGTGCTCAGAACGACCCCTCTCAAATGGAAGAAGAGCGCCGACTCTGTTACGTGGGAATGACCAGAGCGGAAGAACGTCTCTACCTGACGGCCGCGCGGAGCAGGCGTCTTTACGGCGCCACATACGAAAAAGGGTTCTCCCGATTTTTATTCGAAACCGCGGACTCCTACATGCTCGTGGATGACAGAGGAGGTGAAGCGCGCCGCGATGAGAGACGCGACAAATATGAAAGATACGGTTATGGCTATAACCGGCGACGTTGGGGCCGGTAAGTCCACGGTCGCGAAGCTCTTCGAGTCATTGGGCGGCTACTTGATCGACGCCGATCAGGTGGTGGCTGAACTGTGGCGGACTTCCC
This genomic interval from Synergistaceae bacterium contains the following:
- the hypB gene encoding hydrogenase nickel incorporation protein HypB gives rise to the protein MSEIVTIQQAVMAEDEKYAFRVRESMREKKILAVNIIGSPGCGKTTLLEAMASRTDFSFAVIEGDLETSRDAERLATAKIKALQINTKGLCHLEAHVVEKALSSLDIDSLDVLFIENVGNLVCPAEFDLGEDFKVAVSSTPEGADKPLKYPMLFAQAKAVLLTKMDLLPYIRFDKEMFLRDVRSLNPKAPVIELDLLSGTGIEKWVSFLSERLREKRAHAV
- a CDS encoding UvrD-helicase domain-containing protein — protein: MPSDALSGNALFGSSTGSSTGSSTGDEILLKLAPRQREAVTYVDGPLLVLAGAGSGKTRVLTHKVAWLIAERHAAPWQILAVTFTNKAAGEMRERVAALAPNGADTVQISTFHSFGLRFLFRNKEEAEKIRIRPGFAIFDRSDSRALVKQILEGARINAKDVEPASVLDAISREKSAWSPGARSSTLEGLYLDVYRQYQEQLREQNAVDFDDLMIAPLQMLSTDSDLRAREQKRIKWLLVDEYQDVNKPQYLLLRYLVGDDCRIMVVGDPDQSIYGWRGADVRMILNFERDFQAQNDTSKAHVVVLDENYRSSGNILGAANSLIRNNSARWEKNLKTVRGDGEKVYNLLANGDFQEAEFITAEIERLRVNHGYAYGDIAILYRQNAMSRLYEQKLLEMGIPYRVVRGVAFYERKEVRDVLAVLKLAINPGDLSALERNAGLLVKGLGPKKMLEYATWFRESWGILPDATAVDFWKALARGSCPIKGQVGQALATLGDRMTRLLSVSSDVGATIDYILVSMGYEDLLRQKNPDDWEDRLDNVMELRSIVPSGGDLAEALAEAALFTDADKNDPDERRVVNLLTLHAAKGLEFPVVFLVGLEEDVFPNYRAQNDPSQMEEERRLCYVGMTRAEERLYLTAARSRRLYGATYEKGFSRFLFETADSYMLVDDRGGEARRDERRDKYERYGYGYNRRRWGR